The Planctomycetota bacterium sequence TTTGGACTCCAGCTCCAGCGCCCGCTTAAATGCGTTCTCTAATTCCTTGTCTTCCGCCAGGCGTCCGTAGAGATAATAATAGAGCGGATTCTGCGGTTCGGCGTTCATTTTCAGCAAGTATTCTTCTTTCAGGTCATTCAAGCCACCCCACTGGCGCATAAAATTCTGATAAGCCCGGTGAGTTTCTATATCATTGGGATTACTCGCTATCTTCTGGCGGTATTCGGCTATCTTTTTTTGGTTAGTTTCCTGCTGCGGTGTTAAGCTGGTTTTATCCGGCTCATTGGCGGTCTGGGCATAAAGACCGGACGTGATTGTTATCAGGACTAATATAATGCCAATATTCTTTAACATAGTTAGCCTCTTTTTATTTCCATCCCATTATCTGATGCATCTGCGGGATGATTCTAACATCGGACAGCTCCTTAGTAAATATATTGTGTATCCTAATAATCCGGTTCAGTACCGGGGTTTTTACGCCCCAGCGGACTGCGGAAACCGGCTGGAGCACCACCGGAATGTGTTTATTGATGCCGGCAATAATCCTTAGCGCCTTCTGATATTCAGCCAGGGGGGTGGTGTGATTCATTATAATTTTTATATAGGTCTCTGTTTTCTTACTATCTGCCAGGGTCAGAAATCTTTTAGTCGATTCCCATAGTTTGTTATTGCTTTTGGCATCAGACGGCATCTTGATATCCATGGATATAATATCTATCAGGTCTATTACTTGTTTCAGTTGTTCAGGCAGGGTGCCGTTAGTTTCAAGCAATATGGGTATCTTTAGCCGCCTCAGGTAGCGCAGAAACACCTTTAGGAATGCGGCATGCAATAACGGTTCTCCGCCGGTCAGGGCAATGGCGTGGTAATGCGGGAATAGGGCGGTCAGCCGTTTTATGGTGTGTAACAGATAACCGTTCTCCATCGGATTGCGGCATGTATGCGAGATTTTGCCAAAAGGCGCGGTTTCTATCCGGCAATGTTTGGGTATGACCAATCCTTCAGGGGTATCGCAGTAAGAGCATCGCAGGTTACAGCCGGCAAGGCGGATAAAAAGATGAGGCCGGCCGACATATAATCCCTCGCCCTGGATGGAAGAAAATACAGAAACGACAGGGGCGTTAGCCATAGGGGTGTATTATATTAGAATCCGTCTTGCAGTTCAAATAATAAGGGGCGCTCCGATATTAACCGGAACGCCCCTTTATCCGTTAAAGAACCGATGTTAGTTCTTGGACTTGTCCGTGTTCTCTTTATTTTCCTTGTTGGTATCGCCCTGGCCCTTGCCCTGTCCAGCGCTGTCGCGGCCTTCGCCTTTGCCGCCGTCTCTGACGCCGTTATTATCATTGTCCTTGGGAACGGTTCCGGTTACATCCATACTACCCTGGGACGTATTGGGCTTGCGGTTCTTACCTTCATTCCTTAGTTTCGGGTTGCAAATCGGGCAGGTTCTGGGATTATGCGGCGGTCTCAGGCGGGCATCTTTATCGTTACCCTGTCCGGAATTACCGTCACCGGGCCGGTCTACCTTGCCGCTATTGGCATCATCGCGGTTGTCGCCTCTGCGTTTGTTGTCAGATGAGCCGGAACTGCCTCCCTGCGGTTGTTTGGGCTGTGTTTTCGGCCTGTCGACGCCTTCTCTCTTGGGCGGCAGTTTTCTGTCGTTACCCTGTCCGGAATTGCCGTCACCGGGCCGGTCTATCTTGCCGCTCGTGGAATCGTCGCGGTTGTCTCCGGCGCCCCATTTACGCTTGGGCGGAAATTTATTATCGCGCCTGTCCTCGCGGCGGTCACGGACATCCTCGCGTTTGTCTTTGGCGTCCTCACGTCTGTCCTTGACATCTTCGCGATTGTCGCGCCTGTCTTCTTTTCTATCCCAGGCATCTTCTTTTTTATCGCGTCGGTCTTCGGCCCTATCCCATTTGCCGCCATCTGTTTTGCTGTCACGTTTATCTTCTGCTCTGTCGCGTTTGTCCTCGCGGCGGTCTTTGATATCCTCGCGTTGATCGCGTTTGTCTTCGCGTTTGTCTTTGATATCCTCGCGGTTATTGCGCTGGTCTTCTTTCCGGTCCCGGACATCCTCGCGCCGGTCCGCGCCCCATTTACGCCTTAAGGAAGAATTATCCTTCCTGTTTTCATCGCCTTGACCTTTGCCCTGGCCTATGCCATTGCGTCCTTCGCCCTGGCCGCGGTCCCGGACTCCGGAGTTATCATTATCTTTGGGATTGGTAGTCTGCGGAGGTTGTCGCTTGGGCGATTCTTTCTTGGGCGGCAGATGCCGCTTGCAAAGTGGGCAGGTCCTGGGGTCATGCTTGGGTGGTTTTACCCCGGGTTTTTTATCATCGCCCTGTCCGGAATTGCCGTCGCCCGGTCGGTCAACCTTACCGCTCTTGGCGTCATCGCGGTTATCGCCTTTACGGTCGTTGGCTGATGGTGCATTCTTGTTGGGAGTGTTTTTATTGCCGGCCTTGGGTCCGTTGTTGTTTCCGCCGGCCTTGGCCGGCGCCCTGCCAGGTTCAGCGTACAACGAGGCAACTAAACTGACTAACAGCATTACTGCCAGCAGATAGCCCATTCCCTTTCTTATGTTCTGCCACATATCCCTGCTCCTTTCGTTAGAGTCCGTTGGACCCCGAAAGCATTCGGGGAACTTACGGACTCTTACGTCCCGCCGTATGGCGGGACATCTTGATTATTATTTATTATTTCCTCCTGCCTTTGGCGGAGGGTTAGTTTTGTTTGGTTGGTGCCTTTTCTGGCCTTGCTTGGGAGCGCTATTATTATCGCCGCCTTGCTTGTTGTTATCCGGTCTCTTGGCATTATCAGGGTTTTTCTTTCTT is a genomic window containing:
- a CDS encoding 7-carboxy-7-deazaguanine synthase QueE, which codes for MANAPVVSVFSSIQGEGLYVGRPHLFIRLAGCNLRCSYCDTPEGLVIPKHCRIETAPFGKISHTCRNPMENGYLLHTIKRLTALFPHYHAIALTGGEPLLHAAFLKVFLRYLRRLKIPILLETNGTLPEQLKQVIDLIDIISMDIKMPSDAKSNNKLWESTKRFLTLADSKKTETYIKIIMNHTTPLAEYQKALRIIAGINKHIPVVLQPVSAVRWGVKTPVLNRIIRIHNIFTKELSDVRIIPQMHQIMGWK